In a genomic window of Novosphingobium sp. KA1:
- a CDS encoding ABC transporter ATP-binding protein: MTLAVPETHQNDTKRGQITVSGLRIVVGPPDAERAIVEDVSFAIEPGRTLALIGESGSGKSTIALSLAGYARPGARIAGGTIEVGGERVDLMDGKALRGLRGRRVAYVAQSAAAAFNPSRTIMAQVIEPLLVHRLAARKEAMARARRIFASLSLPDPENIGDRYPHQLSGGQLQRLMAAMALITGPELLIFDEPTTALDVTTQVEVLKAFKAAIAESGATAVYVCHDLPVVAQMADEVLVLQNGRTREAGSLGTVFGSPADPYTRALLAAADHGGLTRLPRPEQECVPLLQIDGLSAGYGKIRDGRPEVPILEDVSLLCGRGEAVGVIGESGSGKSTLAKVVAGLVPLAGGEVMLDGTPLPADLGGRSREQFRKVQLVFQHAETALNPVKTVGELLARPLALHHGIRGAAAQKRVAELLDLIQLPAATATRNIRALSGGQKQRVNLARALAAEPELLICDEVTSALDTIVGQAILELIDSLRRDLGIAVMFISHDISTVRTFCDRIMVLYGGRAVESATCAAFARGPHHPYTRLLLESVPQMAPGWLASSAARAAGTGLPLNREICRFEPRCVSAIRGRCNCEAPPLRQGQNHAWLCHHPVEALGTE, from the coding sequence GTGACCCTGGCCGTACCAGAAACCCACCAGAACGACACCAAGCGGGGGCAGATCACGGTCTCGGGCCTGCGCATCGTCGTCGGGCCGCCGGATGCCGAGCGGGCCATCGTCGAGGATGTCAGTTTCGCGATCGAACCCGGCCGGACCCTGGCGCTGATCGGCGAATCCGGTTCGGGCAAATCGACCATCGCCCTTTCGCTTGCCGGCTACGCCCGCCCCGGCGCGCGCATCGCCGGCGGCACTATCGAGGTCGGCGGCGAGCGTGTCGACCTGATGGACGGCAAGGCGCTGCGGGGCCTTCGCGGGCGCCGAGTCGCCTATGTGGCACAGAGCGCGGCGGCGGCGTTCAACCCCTCGCGCACGATCATGGCGCAAGTGATCGAGCCGCTCCTCGTCCACCGCCTCGCAGCCCGCAAGGAGGCCATGGCGCGGGCGCGGCGCATCTTCGCCAGCCTCTCGCTGCCCGATCCCGAGAACATCGGCGATCGCTATCCCCACCAGCTTTCCGGCGGTCAGCTCCAGCGGTTGATGGCGGCGATGGCGCTCATCACCGGCCCCGAACTGCTGATCTTCGACGAGCCGACCACCGCGCTCGACGTGACCACCCAGGTCGAAGTGCTCAAAGCCTTCAAGGCCGCCATTGCCGAGAGCGGCGCCACCGCCGTCTACGTCTGCCACGACCTGCCGGTCGTCGCGCAGATGGCGGACGAAGTGCTGGTGCTCCAGAACGGGCGCACCCGGGAGGCGGGTTCGCTCGGCACGGTGTTTGGCAGCCCCGCCGATCCCTATACCCGCGCCCTGCTCGCCGCCGCCGACCATGGCGGGCTCACCCGCCTGCCCCGGCCCGAGCAGGAATGCGTGCCCCTGCTGCAAATCGACGGCCTGTCCGCCGGCTACGGCAAGATCCGCGACGGACGGCCGGAAGTGCCGATCCTCGAAGACGTCTCGCTGCTCTGCGGACGCGGCGAGGCGGTGGGCGTGATCGGCGAATCCGGTTCGGGCAAGTCGACGCTTGCCAAAGTCGTCGCCGGGCTCGTGCCCCTTGCGGGCGGCGAGGTGATGCTGGACGGCACCCCGCTTCCGGCAGACCTTGGCGGGCGCAGCCGCGAGCAGTTCCGCAAGGTGCAGCTGGTGTTCCAGCATGCCGAGACCGCGCTCAATCCGGTCAAGACCGTGGGCGAGCTGCTGGCCCGGCCGCTGGCGCTCCACCACGGCATTCGCGGCGCCGCCGCGCAAAAACGCGTCGCCGAGCTGCTCGACCTGATCCAGCTTCCCGCCGCCACCGCCACGCGCAATATCCGCGCGCTTTCGGGCGGCCAGAAGCAGCGCGTCAACCTCGCCCGCGCGCTCGCCGCCGAACCGGAACTGCTGATTTGCGACGAAGTGACTTCCGCGCTCGACACCATCGTCGGGCAGGCGATCCTCGAACTGATCGATAGCCTGCGCCGGGATCTGGGCATCGCGGTCATGTTCATCAGCCACGACATCTCCACGGTGCGCACGTTCTGCGACCGGATCATGGTGCTCTACGGCGGCCGCGCGGTGGAAAGCGCGACTTGCGCCGCTTTCGCGCGCGGTCCGCACCATCCCTATACCCGCCTGCTGCTGGAATCGGTGCCGCAGATGGCCCCCGGCTGGCTGGCGTCGAGCGCCGCCCGCGCCGCCGGGACCGGACTTCCGCTCAACCGCGAGATCTGCCGCTTCGAGCCGCGCTGCGTCTCGGCCATTCGCGGACGCTGCAATTGCGAGGCTCCGCCGCTGCGGCAGGGCCAGAACCATGCCTGGCTCTGCCACCACCCGGTGGAAGCGCTCGGCACGGAATAA
- a CDS encoding cupin domain-containing protein, translating into MTAGIAAKAPYIDLGAFAAAAGSSFGEDWRAARVGVPVPQDGMRIDALLLAESHGIATSDLSEIVLVREGTLSLTADGVTLRLDAGEAALVPAGTTFHWRAATPVRAIVVGAAKPGPDGARLTRIDFAAAHEPSARPNPDLLVGDKEPACAQHVDFRSADTLFYAGTWSSTPYHRLPMPYAHWEVMLLLEGDVAFGDADGNEATARPGDLVVIPAGSVASWRGIGPTRKLFVILRS; encoded by the coding sequence GTGACCGCGGGTATCGCCGCCAAAGCCCCCTACATCGATCTTGGCGCCTTCGCGGCCGCCGCCGGTTCTTCCTTCGGAGAGGACTGGCGCGCGGCCCGCGTCGGCGTGCCCGTCCCGCAAGACGGCATGCGGATCGATGCCCTGCTGCTTGCCGAAAGCCACGGCATCGCCACCAGCGACCTCAGCGAGATCGTGCTGGTCCGCGAGGGAACGCTTTCGCTCACCGCCGATGGCGTGACGCTGCGCCTTGACGCGGGCGAGGCTGCCCTCGTTCCGGCGGGCACGACCTTCCACTGGCGCGCCGCGACCCCGGTGCGCGCGATCGTCGTCGGTGCCGCGAAGCCGGGACCGGACGGTGCGCGACTCACCCGCATCGACTTTGCTGCCGCGCATGAACCTTCGGCGCGCCCCAATCCCGACCTGCTGGTCGGCGACAAGGAACCCGCCTGCGCCCAGCACGTAGACTTCCGCAGCGCCGACACGCTGTTCTACGCTGGCACCTGGAGTTCCACGCCCTATCACCGCCTTCCGATGCCCTACGCGCATTGGGAGGTCATGCTGCTGCTGGAAGGCGACGTGGCTTTCGGTGATGCCGACGGCAACGAAGCCACGGCCCGCCCGGGCGATCTGGTGGTCATTCCCGCTGGCAGCGTCGCCTCCTGGCGGGGCATCGGCCCTACCCGCAAGCTGTTCGTTATCCTGCGCTCCTGA
- a CDS encoding GNAT family N-acetyltransferase, which produces MATVQDTILIREMTPDDINGAVELSYEQEWPHRQEDWEAYLSLGEGVVAECEGRIVGTTMAWRYAPTYATLGMVIVANAFQGKGLGRQLMQTMLDRLEGCSVLLNATEAGAPLYQKFGFEKIGTIHQHQGTAPMVPLAQLRPGERVRPLGSADCELADLYDRACGMGRGKLFESLGRTGSAVVLAQDHVPVGFANMRRFGRGWSVGPIVAPDLIGAKALASHWIGAYAGSFCRLDVPAQGGFSEWLTELGLPKVGEVHTMVRGTAPVTGDNCRLFGLVSQALG; this is translated from the coding sequence ATGGCGACTGTGCAAGATACGATTCTGATCCGTGAAATGACCCCGGACGACATCAACGGGGCCGTCGAACTTTCCTACGAGCAGGAATGGCCGCACCGGCAGGAGGACTGGGAAGCCTACCTTTCCCTCGGCGAAGGCGTGGTGGCCGAATGCGAGGGCCGCATCGTCGGCACGACGATGGCCTGGCGCTATGCGCCCACTTACGCAACGCTGGGCATGGTGATCGTCGCCAATGCCTTTCAGGGCAAGGGGCTGGGCCGCCAGCTGATGCAGACCATGCTCGACCGGCTGGAGGGCTGCTCGGTCCTGCTCAACGCCACCGAGGCGGGCGCCCCGCTCTACCAGAAGTTCGGGTTCGAGAAGATCGGCACGATCCACCAGCACCAGGGCACCGCGCCGATGGTGCCGCTGGCCCAGCTTCGGCCCGGCGAGCGCGTACGCCCGCTTGGCAGTGCCGACTGCGAACTGGCCGATCTTTACGACCGCGCCTGCGGCATGGGCCGCGGCAAGCTGTTCGAAAGCCTTGGCCGCACCGGCAGCGCCGTGGTTCTGGCGCAGGACCATGTGCCGGTGGGCTTTGCCAACATGCGCCGCTTCGGCCGCGGCTGGTCGGTCGGCCCGATCGTCGCGCCGGACCTGATCGGCGCCAAGGCGCTCGCCAGCCACTGGATCGGCGCTTATGCCGGTTCGTTCTGCCGCCTCGACGTCCCGGCGCAAGGCGGGTTCTCCGAATGGCTGACCGAACTGGGCCTGCCCAAAGTGGGCGAGGTGCACACCATGGTGCGCGGCACCGCGCCGGTGACGGGCGACAATTGCCGCCTGTTCGGCCTCGTTTCGCAGGCGCTCGGCTGA
- a CDS encoding ABC transporter permease yields the protein MRPFLSFARSLPLPGRIGLFLVCFWLLAALAGPLLAPYAVGAFVDYDVFSPMSGRFWLGSDYLGRDVLSRLLWGARYTVFLGLGAALLASTIGTSLALVAAVHKGWVDEVISRTMDTLISIPSKVFALVMVAAFGSSLWLLLLIAAVTYVPGNFRIARAIALDLAAMDYVTFARAQGESPIRIALGEILPNMLHPLLADLGLRFVFIVLLLSGLSFLGLGVQPPHADLGSLVRENISGITEGAPAIIAPALAIATLTVGANLLIDALKKGKTA from the coding sequence ATGAGACCTTTCCTCTCCTTCGCACGGTCACTGCCGCTTCCGGGGCGCATCGGGCTGTTCCTGGTCTGCTTCTGGCTGCTCGCCGCGCTGGCCGGGCCGCTGCTCGCACCTTATGCCGTGGGCGCCTTCGTCGACTACGACGTGTTCTCGCCGATGTCCGGCAGGTTCTGGCTCGGCAGCGACTACCTCGGCCGCGACGTGCTGAGCCGCCTGCTCTGGGGCGCGCGCTACACCGTGTTCCTCGGCCTTGGCGCGGCGCTGCTGGCGAGTACGATCGGCACGTCGCTGGCCCTTGTTGCCGCCGTTCACAAGGGCTGGGTGGACGAAGTGATCTCGCGCACGATGGACACGCTGATCTCGATTCCCTCGAAGGTCTTCGCGCTGGTCATGGTGGCGGCATTCGGCTCCTCGCTCTGGCTGCTGCTGCTCATCGCGGCGGTGACCTATGTGCCCGGCAATTTCCGCATCGCCCGCGCCATCGCCCTCGACCTGGCCGCGATGGACTACGTCACTTTCGCCAGAGCACAGGGCGAATCCCCGATCCGCATCGCGCTGGGCGAGATCCTGCCCAACATGTTGCACCCGCTGCTGGCTGACCTTGGCCTGCGCTTCGTGTTCATCGTACTGCTGCTTTCAGGCCTGAGTTTCCTCGGCCTTGGCGTGCAGCCGCCCCATGCCGACCTCGGCTCACTGGTGCGCGAGAACATCTCGGGCATCACCGAGGGCGCCCCGGCGATCATCGCGCCTGCCCTTGCCATCGCCACGCTGACCGTCGGCGCCAACCTGCTGATCGACGCGCTCAAGAAGGGGAAAACGGCGTGA
- a CDS encoding DUF1624 domain-containing protein produces the protein MATIARSEPFGSAATPVKAAARRLTSIDALRGFVMVIMLLDHVRETWFLHLQVSDPVDARTVMPALFFTRYLSTICAPVFVGLTGLSAFLYGRTHTKGEVSRFLIERGLFLMFLELTFVNFAWTAKYPPETIWFQVIWAIGVAMIALAALLHLPRKAIFAIGLAIVCGHNLLDGVHVAPDSPLFAPWAMLHERQAWDFAGITFKTTYPVLPWIGLISLGYCMGPWFAGDLAPEVRQKRMTMTGLAMLAAFVALRTLNVYGDAPRFVVEGDGLRTFMSFMALTKYPPSLLYLLFNCGLGMILLSAFEKIDGGRVSQWLSVMGGAPMFFYMLHLYVLKVLYLIAFAIWGANKGKFFGVDNLAWVWVWYVGLIVPLYFPTRWFSNLKKRRRDIWWLKYL, from the coding sequence ATGGCCACCATTGCCCGCTCTGAGCCGTTCGGCTCTGCCGCTACACCCGTAAAGGCCGCCGCCCGGCGCCTGACCAGCATCGATGCCCTGCGCGGCTTCGTGATGGTCATCATGCTGCTCGACCACGTGCGCGAGACCTGGTTCCTGCACTTGCAGGTTTCCGATCCGGTCGATGCCCGCACGGTCATGCCGGCGTTGTTCTTTACCCGCTATCTCAGCACGATCTGTGCGCCGGTCTTTGTCGGGCTCACCGGATTGTCGGCTTTCCTCTACGGCCGTACGCACACGAAGGGCGAAGTCTCGCGCTTCCTGATCGAGCGCGGGCTGTTCCTGATGTTCCTCGAACTCACGTTCGTGAACTTCGCCTGGACCGCCAAGTATCCGCCGGAGACGATCTGGTTCCAGGTGATCTGGGCCATTGGCGTCGCGATGATCGCGCTGGCCGCGCTGCTGCACCTGCCGAGGAAGGCGATCTTCGCGATCGGTCTTGCGATCGTGTGCGGGCACAACCTGCTCGACGGTGTGCATGTCGCCCCGGACAGCCCGCTGTTCGCGCCCTGGGCGATGCTGCACGAGCGCCAGGCCTGGGACTTCGCCGGGATCACGTTCAAGACGACTTATCCGGTGCTGCCATGGATCGGCCTGATCTCGCTTGGCTATTGCATGGGGCCGTGGTTCGCGGGTGATCTTGCGCCGGAAGTGCGCCAGAAGCGCATGACGATGACCGGCCTTGCCATGCTGGCGGCCTTCGTCGCCCTGCGCACGCTCAATGTCTACGGCGATGCACCGCGCTTCGTGGTTGAAGGCGATGGCCTGCGCACGTTCATGAGCTTCATGGCACTCACCAAGTATCCGCCTTCGCTGCTCTACCTGCTGTTCAACTGCGGGCTAGGGATGATCCTGCTCTCGGCCTTCGAGAAGATCGACGGCGGGCGTGTGTCGCAGTGGCTCTCGGTCATGGGCGGGGCGCCGATGTTCTTCTACATGCTGCACCTCTACGTGCTGAAAGTGCTCTACCTGATCGCCTTCGCCATCTGGGGCGCGAACAAGGGCAAGTTCTTCGGTGTCGACAATCTGGCGTGGGTCTGGGTCTGGTACGTGGGTCTGATCGTGCCGCTCTACTTCCCGACGCGCTGGTTCTCGAACCTCAAGAAGCGCCGCCGCGACATCTGGTGGCTCAAGTATCTATAA
- a CDS encoding NAD-dependent succinate-semialdehyde dehydrogenase, with protein MATLAPLLRLDDASLLREAALIGGEWITGEAVSGSMPVIDPASGEALGTVPDCGTAETEAAIAAAEAAWPAWRARTAHDRAKLLEAWHALVLAHAEDLARIMTAEQGKPLAEARGEIAYAASFIKWFAEEGRRVGGRNVASPETSRRVLVFVEPVGVSAAITPWNFPAAMITRKCAPALAAGCPVVIKPSDLTPFTALALADLARRAGIPAGVVNVVTGRPEAIGNAICASPAVRKLSFTGSTRVGSLLMSQCAGTVKRLSFELGGNAPLIVFEDADLDLAVRATMASKFRNAGQTCVCANRVLVHDAVYDEFARRLGEAVSALHVAPGFDPASTVGPLINAAAVTKVERHLDDALSRGGKVVARGSGREDGNFVRPVVLTEAETGMALATEETFGPIAPLFRFAAEDEALRMANDTPYGLASYFFTRDLARAFRVAEGLEAGMIALNTGSIAMEMAPFGGIKQSGLGREGGQVGIEEYLETKAFHIGGL; from the coding sequence ATGGCGACGCTGGCTCCCCTGCTCCGCCTCGACGACGCCTCGCTGCTGCGTGAAGCCGCGCTGATCGGCGGCGAATGGATCACTGGCGAGGCCGTTTCCGGCAGCATGCCGGTGATCGACCCCGCCAGCGGTGAAGCGCTCGGTACCGTGCCCGATTGCGGCACGGCAGAAACCGAAGCCGCCATCGCCGCCGCCGAAGCGGCATGGCCCGCCTGGCGCGCCCGCACCGCGCATGACCGCGCCAAGCTGCTCGAAGCCTGGCACGCCCTCGTCCTCGCCCATGCCGAGGATCTGGCGCGGATCATGACCGCCGAACAAGGCAAGCCGCTGGCCGAAGCGCGCGGCGAGATTGCCTATGCCGCCAGCTTCATCAAGTGGTTCGCCGAAGAAGGCCGCCGCGTCGGCGGGCGCAATGTCGCCAGCCCGGAAACCAGCCGCCGCGTGCTGGTCTTCGTGGAGCCCGTCGGCGTCAGTGCCGCGATCACGCCGTGGAACTTCCCGGCGGCGATGATCACCCGCAAGTGCGCGCCTGCCCTTGCGGCGGGCTGTCCGGTGGTCATCAAGCCGTCCGACCTCACCCCCTTCACCGCACTGGCGCTGGCGGACCTCGCCCGGCGAGCCGGCATTCCGGCGGGCGTCGTCAATGTCGTCACCGGCCGCCCCGAGGCTATCGGCAATGCCATCTGCGCCAGCCCTGCGGTGCGCAAGCTCTCCTTCACCGGCTCCACCCGCGTCGGCTCGCTGCTGATGAGCCAGTGCGCGGGCACGGTGAAGCGCCTCAGCTTCGAACTGGGCGGCAATGCGCCGCTGATCGTGTTCGAGGACGCCGATCTCGACCTTGCCGTGCGCGCGACGATGGCCAGCAAGTTCCGCAATGCCGGACAGACCTGCGTCTGCGCCAACCGCGTGCTGGTCCACGATGCCGTCTATGACGAGTTCGCCCGCCGTCTCGGCGAGGCGGTCTCCGCGCTCCATGTCGCACCCGGCTTCGATCCGGCATCGACCGTCGGGCCGCTGATCAACGCCGCTGCCGTGACCAAGGTCGAGCGCCATCTCGACGATGCCCTCTCGCGCGGCGGCAAGGTGGTCGCGCGCGGTTCGGGCCGCGAGGACGGCAATTTCGTGCGCCCGGTGGTGCTGACCGAGGCCGAGACCGGCATGGCGCTCGCCACCGAGGAAACCTTCGGGCCGATCGCCCCGCTGTTCCGCTTCGCCGCCGAGGACGAGGCGCTGCGCATGGCCAACGACACGCCTTACGGCCTTGCCAGCTATTTCTTCACCCGCGACCTTGCCCGCGCCTTCCGCGTGGCCGAGGGGCTGGAGGCGGGCATGATCGCGCTCAACACCGGCTCGATCGCCATGGAAATGGCCCCGTTCGGCGGCATCAAGCAATCGGGCCTCGGCCGTGAAGGCGGACAGGTGGGCATCGAGGAATATCTCGAAACCAAGGCCTTCCACATCGGCGGCCTCTAG
- a CDS encoding tartrate dehydrogenase, translating to MNASRRYSIAVIPGDGIGKEVMPEGVRVLEAAARRFGFALDLQWHDFASCDYYLKHGEMMPQDWKARIGKVDALFFGAVGWPDTVPDHVSLWGSLLQFRREYDQYVNLRPVRLMPGVPCPLAGRRPGDIDFWVVRENTEGEYSAVGGHMFPGTEREIVMQETVMTRFGVDRVLRYAFDLASKRERGHLTSATKSNGIAITMPFWDQRVEAVAAEFPGVTHDKYHIDILTAQFVLNPQRFDVVVASNLFGDILSDLGPACTGTIGVAPSGNINPDGTHPSLFEPVHGSAPDIAGKGIANPVGQIWSAAMMLEHLGEAEAAAAIMAAIETVLSTPAGRTGDLGGSADTLDCGKAIAESI from the coding sequence GTGAACGCCAGCCGCCGCTATTCGATTGCCGTCATCCCCGGGGACGGCATCGGCAAGGAAGTCATGCCCGAAGGCGTGCGCGTGCTGGAAGCGGCCGCGCGCCGCTTCGGCTTTGCGCTCGACCTGCAATGGCACGATTTCGCCTCCTGCGACTATTACCTGAAGCATGGCGAGATGATGCCGCAAGACTGGAAGGCGCGGATCGGCAAGGTCGATGCGCTGTTCTTCGGGGCGGTGGGCTGGCCCGATACGGTGCCCGACCATGTCTCGCTCTGGGGATCGCTGCTCCAGTTCCGCCGCGAATACGACCAGTACGTCAACTTGCGGCCGGTGCGCCTGATGCCCGGCGTCCCCTGCCCGCTGGCGGGCCGCAGGCCCGGCGATATCGACTTCTGGGTCGTGCGCGAGAACACCGAGGGCGAATATAGCGCGGTCGGCGGCCACATGTTCCCCGGCACCGAGCGCGAGATCGTCATGCAGGAAACGGTGATGACCCGCTTCGGCGTCGACCGCGTGCTGCGCTATGCCTTCGACCTTGCCAGCAAGCGCGAGCGCGGCCACCTGACCAGCGCCACCAAGTCCAACGGCATCGCCATCACCATGCCGTTCTGGGACCAGCGCGTGGAAGCCGTCGCCGCCGAGTTTCCCGGTGTCACCCACGACAAGTACCATATCGACATCCTGACCGCGCAGTTCGTGCTGAACCCGCAGCGTTTCGACGTGGTGGTCGCCTCCAACCTCTTCGGCGATATCCTCAGCGACCTTGGCCCGGCCTGCACCGGCACCATCGGCGTCGCCCCGTCGGGCAACATCAATCCCGATGGCACCCACCCCTCGCTGTTCGAGCCTGTCCACGGCTCCGCGCCCGACATCGCGGGCAAGGGCATCGCCAATCCGGTCGGCCAGATCTGGTCGGCGGCGATGATGCTGGAACACCTTGGCGAAGCAGAAGCTGCCGCCGCGATCATGGCCGCCATCGAGACCGTGCTGTCCACCCCGGCAGGCCGCACCGGAGACCTTGGCGGCAGCGCCGATACGCTGGATTGCGGCAAGGCGATCGCCGAATCCATCTGA
- a CDS encoding ABC transporter substrate-binding protein, whose translation MSGSGFSRRAALAGGLAGAGLLTFGRAQKVLAVPRRGGSIRVATQSSSTADTLDPAKASVSTDYVRIGMVYEGLTTPDARLRPVPALAESLESRDRQTWIIKLRRGVTFHDGGDFTADDVVFSLLRHKDPATASKLAGIAADFASVRASGRHEVTIRLTAPNADLPAILSQPQFAIVRKGDTRPRGNGTGPFRVRHFQPGVRTVGERFADYWMPGRPYLDRIELIAIPDEVSRVNALLAGDCHMVNAVNPRSIRRIEASGSHRVMATPSGLYTDLIMRADAAPTGNPHFVEAIKHLIDRPLVKRALFRGHATIGNDQPIPPFHPYYNPNIPQTALDLDRARWHIAKAGLKGVRVPVYCSPAAEGSVDMASIIQEFGAQAGLELAVNRVPADGYWSTHWMRHPMTFGNVNPRPTADLLFSQFYKSNGDWNETGWKNERFDRLLADARSQPDEALRKEIYGEMQRIVHDKAGTAIPVFISLIDGYDNRIKGLHPIPLGAFMGYRFSQHVWLDA comes from the coding sequence ATGAGCGGCAGTGGATTCTCCCGCCGCGCGGCACTGGCGGGCGGCCTTGCCGGAGCCGGACTGCTGACCTTCGGCCGGGCGCAGAAGGTGCTGGCAGTGCCCCGGCGCGGCGGCTCGATCCGCGTCGCCACCCAGTCCAGCTCGACGGCGGACACGCTCGACCCGGCCAAGGCCTCGGTCTCGACCGACTATGTGCGGATCGGCATGGTCTACGAAGGCCTCACCACGCCCGACGCCCGGTTAAGGCCTGTCCCGGCGCTTGCCGAAAGCCTCGAAAGCCGAGACCGGCAGACCTGGATCATCAAGCTGCGGCGCGGCGTGACGTTCCACGACGGCGGAGACTTTACCGCCGACGACGTGGTCTTCTCGCTGCTGCGCCACAAGGACCCGGCCACGGCCTCCAAACTGGCAGGTATCGCCGCGGACTTCGCCTCGGTGCGCGCCAGCGGCCGCCACGAAGTGACGATCCGCCTTACCGCTCCCAATGCCGACTTGCCCGCGATCCTTTCGCAGCCGCAGTTCGCCATCGTCCGCAAGGGCGACACCCGTCCGCGCGGCAACGGCACCGGCCCGTTCCGCGTCCGCCACTTCCAGCCCGGCGTGCGCACCGTGGGCGAGCGTTTCGCCGACTACTGGATGCCCGGCCGCCCCTATCTCGACCGGATCGAGCTGATCGCGATTCCCGACGAAGTCAGCCGCGTCAATGCGCTGCTCGCCGGGGACTGCCACATGGTCAACGCGGTCAATCCCCGCTCGATCCGCCGCATCGAGGCGAGCGGCAGCCACCGGGTTATGGCGACCCCCTCCGGTCTCTACACCGACCTCATCATGCGCGCCGATGCCGCGCCCACCGGCAATCCCCATTTCGTGGAGGCGATCAAGCACCTGATCGACCGCCCGCTCGTCAAGCGCGCGCTGTTCCGGGGCCATGCGACCATCGGCAACGACCAGCCGATCCCCCCTTTCCACCCCTATTACAACCCGAACATCCCGCAGACCGCGCTCGATCTCGACCGGGCGCGCTGGCACATCGCCAAGGCCGGGCTCAAGGGCGTGCGCGTGCCGGTCTACTGCTCGCCCGCCGCGGAAGGGTCGGTCGACATGGCCTCGATCATCCAGGAATTCGGCGCACAGGCAGGGCTGGAACTGGCGGTCAACCGCGTGCCTGCGGACGGCTACTGGTCCACCCACTGGATGCGCCACCCGATGACCTTCGGCAACGTCAACCCGCGCCCCACGGCGGACCTGCTGTTCAGCCAGTTCTACAAGTCCAACGGCGACTGGAACGAAACCGGCTGGAAGAACGAACGCTTCGACCGTCTGCTGGCCGATGCCCGCTCGCAGCCGGACGAGGCCTTGCGCAAGGAAATCTACGGCGAGATGCAAAGGATCGTCCACGACAAGGCGGGGACCGCGATTCCCGTGTTCATCAGCCTGATCGACGGCTATGACAATCGTATCAAAGGATTGCACCCGATCCCGCTGGGCGCTTTCATGGGCTACCGCTTCTCGCAGCATGTATGGCTGGACGCCTGA
- a CDS encoding ABC transporter permease yields MANAFPQVARKAPRGASVILHLVARRAASALLTLLLVSIVVFTISGLLPGDAAQETLGQSATPAQVAALRHEMGLDRPAPARYVQWLGGMLRADPGQSLVANMPVRDIIAERLPNSLMLAGFTAMIAVPLALAMGIAAAVHRGGKVDRVLSLATLSMVAVPEFLVATLGVLVFSVKLLWLPSIALVSSEASLGDTIRSCALPVMTLTFVVVAQMARMTRAAMIAQLDAGYVEMAELKGVPFGRIVLWHVMPNAIGPIVNAAALSLSYLLGGAIIVETIFNFPGLASLMVNAVTSRDMPLLQSCAMIFCAAYLLLVLIADVVAILSNPRQRA; encoded by the coding sequence ATGGCCAATGCATTTCCCCAGGTGGCCCGGAAGGCGCCGCGCGGCGCCAGCGTGATCCTGCACCTCGTCGCCCGCCGCGCCGCCTCGGCGCTGCTGACGCTGCTGCTGGTTTCCATCGTGGTCTTCACCATCAGCGGCCTGCTGCCCGGTGATGCCGCACAGGAAACGCTGGGCCAGAGCGCCACACCTGCGCAAGTCGCGGCGCTCCGCCACGAGATGGGCCTCGATCGCCCTGCCCCCGCCCGCTACGTCCAGTGGCTGGGCGGCATGCTGCGCGCCGATCCCGGCCAGTCGCTGGTTGCCAACATGCCGGTACGCGACATCATCGCCGAGCGGCTGCCCAATTCGCTGATGCTGGCAGGCTTTACCGCCATGATCGCGGTGCCGCTGGCGCTGGCCATGGGCATCGCCGCCGCCGTCCATCGCGGCGGCAAGGTGGACCGCGTGCTTTCGCTCGCCACCCTGTCGATGGTGGCAGTGCCGGAGTTCCTTGTCGCCACGCTCGGCGTGCTGGTGTTTTCGGTCAAGCTGCTCTGGCTGCCCTCGATCGCGCTCGTCTCCTCCGAGGCCAGCCTTGGCGACACCATCCGCTCTTGCGCCTTGCCGGTGATGACGCTGACGTTCGTGGTCGTCGCGCAGATGGCGCGCATGACCCGCGCGGCGATGATCGCCCAGCTCGACGCCGGTTATGTCGAGATGGCGGAACTGAAAGGCGTGCCTTTCGGGCGCATCGTGCTTTGGCACGTGATGCCCAACGCCATCGGCCCGATCGTCAATGCCGCCGCGCTTTCGCTGTCCTACCTGCTGGGCGGGGCGATCATCGTCGAGACCATCTTCAACTTCCCCGGCCTTGCCAGCCTCATGGTCAATGCCGTCACCAGCCGCGACATGCCGCTGCTGCAAAGCTGCGCGATGATCTTCTGCGCCGCCTACCTGCTGCTGGTGCTCATCGCCGACGTCGTCGCCATTCTCAGCAATCCGAGGCAGCGCGCCTGA